A portion of the Fusobacterium nucleatum genome contains these proteins:
- a CDS encoding DUF2335 domain-containing protein, with protein sequence MRIIPYPNIVERYEKICPSAANKILTMTENELKNKN encoded by the coding sequence TTGAGAATAATACCTTATCCAAATATAGTAGAGAGATATGAGAAAATTTGTCCAAGTGCTGCAAACAAAATTTTAACAATGACTGAAAATGAATTAAAAAATAAGAATTGA